In Juglans microcarpa x Juglans regia isolate MS1-56 chromosome 7D, Jm3101_v1.0, whole genome shotgun sequence, the following are encoded in one genomic region:
- the LOC121238698 gene encoding beta-glucosidase BoGH3B-like isoform X2 has translation MARIPIPFLGFLFLAICFCSSMAEAQGYVGYKDPRRPVGARIKNLLARMTLEEKIGQMLQIERANATAQVMKDYFIGSVLSGGGSVPAPKASPEQWVDMVNEIQKGALATRLGIPMIYGIDAVHGHNNVYKATIFPHNVGLGVTRDPDLLKRIGAATALEVRATGIPYAFAPCIAVCRDPRWGRCYESYSEDPKIVKMMTEIIPGLQGDIPANSRKGVPYVGGKDKVAACAKHYVGDGGTVKGINENNTIVSQHELYSIHMPAYYDSIIKGVATVMASYSSLNGMKMHANHKMLTGFLKNRLHFRGFVISDWQGIDKITYPPHANYTYSIQASILAGVDMVMGPYNYPEFINELTNLVKKNVIPMSRIDDAVKRILRVKFSMGLFESPLADNSLANEVGSKEHRELAREAVRKSLVLLQNGKSAAAGPLLPLPKKVPKILVAGSHADNLGYQCGGWTIEWQGLGGNDLTAGTTILNAIKATVDQSTQVVFNENPDPAFFKSNDFSYAIVVVGEQPYAETNGDNLNLTLPEPGPSTINNVCGAVKCVVVVVSGRPLVIEPYLASMDALVAAWLPGSEGQGVADALFGDYGFSGKLARTWFKRVDQLPMNVGDQHYDPLFPFGFGLTTKPSRQSS, from the exons ATGGCGAGAATTCCAATCCCCTTCTtgggatttttgtttttggcaatATGTTTCTGCTCATCAATGGCAGAAGCTCAAGGATATGTGGGATACAAGGACCCAAGGCGACCGGTTGGAGCTAGGATAAAAAATCTCTTGGCAAGAATGACTCTGGAAGAAAAAATTGGTCAGATGCTTCAAATTGAAAGGGCTAATGCCACTGCCCAGGTCATGAAGGATTACTTCATTG GTAGTGTATTAAGTGGTGGAGGGAGTGTGCCTGCTCCAAAGGCTTCTCCAGAGCAATGGGTAGATATGGTGAATGAAATTCAGAAAGGGGCTCTTGCTACCCGTCTTGGAATCCCTATGATTTATGGAATTGATGCAGTTCATGGACACAACAATGTGTATAAAGCAACCATTTTCCCCCATAATGTGGGTCTTGGAGTGACCAG GGATCCTGATCTTCTAAAGAGGATCGGTGCTGCAACTGCACTTGAAGTTCGAGCCACTGGGATTCCATATGCTTTTGCTCCATGTATCGCG GTTTGCAGGGATCCAAGGTGGGGTCGGTGTTATGAGAGCTATAGTGAGGACCCCAAGATTGTAAAGATGATGACCGAGATCATCCCAGGTTTGCAAGGAGATATCCCTGCAAATTCTAGAAAGGGAGTTCCGTACGTTGGTGGGAA GGATAAGGTGGCAGCTTGTGCAAAGCACTATGTTGGTGATGGAGGCACAGTTAAAGGAATTAACGAAAACAACACCATAGTTAGTCAGCACGAATTGTACAGCATCCACATGCCTGCTTACTATGATTCAATTATTAAGGGTGTCGCTACTGTTATGGCATCTTATTCGAGTTTGAATGGAATGAAGATGCATGCGAACCATAAGATGCTGACAGGGTTTCTCAAGAACAGACTCCACTTCAGG GGTTTCGTCATCTCAGATTGGCAAGGAATTGACAAGATTACATATCCACCACATGCAAACTACACATACTCTATTCAAGCTTCAATTCTAGCTGGTGTTGACATG GTCATGGGTCCTTACAACTACCCAGAATTTATCAATGAATTAACCAATCTGGTTAAGAAGAATGTCATTCCCATGAGCCGCATAGATGATGCTGTGAAGAGGATTTTGAGGGTTAAGTTCTCCATGGGGCTCTTTGAGAGCCCTCTGGCTGATAACAGTCTGGCCAACGAAGTTGGAAGCAAG GAGCATAGGGAACTCGCGAGGGAAGCTGTGAGGAAATCACTTGTGCTATTGCAAAATGGAAAATCTGCAGCTGCCGGGCCTCTGCTGCCTCTCCCTAAGAAAGTGCCAAAGATTCTTGTTGCTGGAAGCCATGCAGACAACTTGGGTTATCAATGCGGTGGATGGACAATCGAATGGCAAGGACTTGGCGGGAATGACCTCACTGCCG GAACCACCATCCTTAATGCCATCAAAGCCACTGTGGACCAAAGCACCCAGGTGGTCTTCAATGAGAACCCTGACCCTGCCTTTTTCAAGTCCAATGACTTCTCCTACGCCATCGTGGTAGTAGGCGAGCAACCCTACGCTGAGACCAACGGTGATAATCTGAACCTCACTCTCCCTGAACCCGGGCCGAGCACAATCAACAATGTATGCGGGGCTGTCAAGTGTGTTGTCGTTGTTGTATCCGGACGGCCACTTGTCATTGAACCATATCTTGCATCAATGGACGCTCTGGTGGCTGCATGGCTCCCAGGTAGTGAAGGTCAAGGTGTGGCTGATGCTCTTTTTGGTGACTATGGATTTTCTGGCAAGCTGGCTCGAACGTGGTTTAAACGAGTAGATCAGCTACCCATGAATGTTGGGGATCAACACTATGACCCTCTTTTCCCATTTGGTTTTGGGCTAACAACTAAGCCTTCGAGGCAAAGCAGCTGA
- the LOC121238698 gene encoding beta-glucosidase BoGH3B-like isoform X1 — protein MIVGGSNGWNMQLLHLQDFSGTKMARIPIPFLGFLFLAICFCSSMAEAQGYVGYKDPRRPVGARIKNLLARMTLEEKIGQMLQIERANATAQVMKDYFIGSVLSGGGSVPAPKASPEQWVDMVNEIQKGALATRLGIPMIYGIDAVHGHNNVYKATIFPHNVGLGVTRDPDLLKRIGAATALEVRATGIPYAFAPCIAVCRDPRWGRCYESYSEDPKIVKMMTEIIPGLQGDIPANSRKGVPYVGGKDKVAACAKHYVGDGGTVKGINENNTIVSQHELYSIHMPAYYDSIIKGVATVMASYSSLNGMKMHANHKMLTGFLKNRLHFRGFVISDWQGIDKITYPPHANYTYSIQASILAGVDMVMGPYNYPEFINELTNLVKKNVIPMSRIDDAVKRILRVKFSMGLFESPLADNSLANEVGSKEHRELAREAVRKSLVLLQNGKSAAAGPLLPLPKKVPKILVAGSHADNLGYQCGGWTIEWQGLGGNDLTAGTTILNAIKATVDQSTQVVFNENPDPAFFKSNDFSYAIVVVGEQPYAETNGDNLNLTLPEPGPSTINNVCGAVKCVVVVVSGRPLVIEPYLASMDALVAAWLPGSEGQGVADALFGDYGFSGKLARTWFKRVDQLPMNVGDQHYDPLFPFGFGLTTKPSRQSS, from the exons ATGATCGTTGGGGGCTCGAATGGATGGAACATGCAGCTGCTTCATCTTCAG gATTTTAGCGGGACCAAGATGGCGAGAATTCCAATCCCCTTCTtgggatttttgtttttggcaatATGTTTCTGCTCATCAATGGCAGAAGCTCAAGGATATGTGGGATACAAGGACCCAAGGCGACCGGTTGGAGCTAGGATAAAAAATCTCTTGGCAAGAATGACTCTGGAAGAAAAAATTGGTCAGATGCTTCAAATTGAAAGGGCTAATGCCACTGCCCAGGTCATGAAGGATTACTTCATTG GTAGTGTATTAAGTGGTGGAGGGAGTGTGCCTGCTCCAAAGGCTTCTCCAGAGCAATGGGTAGATATGGTGAATGAAATTCAGAAAGGGGCTCTTGCTACCCGTCTTGGAATCCCTATGATTTATGGAATTGATGCAGTTCATGGACACAACAATGTGTATAAAGCAACCATTTTCCCCCATAATGTGGGTCTTGGAGTGACCAG GGATCCTGATCTTCTAAAGAGGATCGGTGCTGCAACTGCACTTGAAGTTCGAGCCACTGGGATTCCATATGCTTTTGCTCCATGTATCGCG GTTTGCAGGGATCCAAGGTGGGGTCGGTGTTATGAGAGCTATAGTGAGGACCCCAAGATTGTAAAGATGATGACCGAGATCATCCCAGGTTTGCAAGGAGATATCCCTGCAAATTCTAGAAAGGGAGTTCCGTACGTTGGTGGGAA GGATAAGGTGGCAGCTTGTGCAAAGCACTATGTTGGTGATGGAGGCACAGTTAAAGGAATTAACGAAAACAACACCATAGTTAGTCAGCACGAATTGTACAGCATCCACATGCCTGCTTACTATGATTCAATTATTAAGGGTGTCGCTACTGTTATGGCATCTTATTCGAGTTTGAATGGAATGAAGATGCATGCGAACCATAAGATGCTGACAGGGTTTCTCAAGAACAGACTCCACTTCAGG GGTTTCGTCATCTCAGATTGGCAAGGAATTGACAAGATTACATATCCACCACATGCAAACTACACATACTCTATTCAAGCTTCAATTCTAGCTGGTGTTGACATG GTCATGGGTCCTTACAACTACCCAGAATTTATCAATGAATTAACCAATCTGGTTAAGAAGAATGTCATTCCCATGAGCCGCATAGATGATGCTGTGAAGAGGATTTTGAGGGTTAAGTTCTCCATGGGGCTCTTTGAGAGCCCTCTGGCTGATAACAGTCTGGCCAACGAAGTTGGAAGCAAG GAGCATAGGGAACTCGCGAGGGAAGCTGTGAGGAAATCACTTGTGCTATTGCAAAATGGAAAATCTGCAGCTGCCGGGCCTCTGCTGCCTCTCCCTAAGAAAGTGCCAAAGATTCTTGTTGCTGGAAGCCATGCAGACAACTTGGGTTATCAATGCGGTGGATGGACAATCGAATGGCAAGGACTTGGCGGGAATGACCTCACTGCCG GAACCACCATCCTTAATGCCATCAAAGCCACTGTGGACCAAAGCACCCAGGTGGTCTTCAATGAGAACCCTGACCCTGCCTTTTTCAAGTCCAATGACTTCTCCTACGCCATCGTGGTAGTAGGCGAGCAACCCTACGCTGAGACCAACGGTGATAATCTGAACCTCACTCTCCCTGAACCCGGGCCGAGCACAATCAACAATGTATGCGGGGCTGTCAAGTGTGTTGTCGTTGTTGTATCCGGACGGCCACTTGTCATTGAACCATATCTTGCATCAATGGACGCTCTGGTGGCTGCATGGCTCCCAGGTAGTGAAGGTCAAGGTGTGGCTGATGCTCTTTTTGGTGACTATGGATTTTCTGGCAAGCTGGCTCGAACGTGGTTTAAACGAGTAGATCAGCTACCCATGAATGTTGGGGATCAACACTATGACCCTCTTTTCCCATTTGGTTTTGGGCTAACAACTAAGCCTTCGAGGCAAAGCAGCTGA